One Synechococcus sp. JA-2-3B'a(2-13) genomic window carries:
- a CDS encoding response regulator transcription factor, which yields MTSPVRVLIADDHPLFRLGLKFALQAQGFEVVAEAETGSQAVQYCRSCPIDVAILDVRMPDGDGIAACQQITELGLPVVVVMMTTFQEPGLIEAARRAGAKGYLSKETDPAELARVIRQILSNPERDWLPARQELPKLTPRELCVLQLMKEGLANKQIARRLGLSIETVKEYASTAYRKLDASDRVTALLKAQQLGIL from the coding sequence ATGACTTCCCCTGTCCGCGTTCTCATTGCCGACGATCATCCCCTCTTCCGGCTGGGGCTGAAGTTTGCCCTGCAAGCGCAAGGATTTGAGGTGGTGGCCGAAGCCGAGACGGGATCCCAGGCCGTTCAGTACTGCCGCAGTTGCCCCATCGACGTGGCCATTTTGGATGTGCGCATGCCGGATGGGGATGGGATCGCCGCCTGCCAGCAAATCACCGAGCTGGGCCTGCCGGTGGTGGTGGTGATGATGACCACCTTTCAGGAGCCGGGTCTGATTGAGGCAGCCCGCCGCGCCGGGGCCAAAGGCTACCTTTCCAAAGAGACCGACCCGGCGGAATTGGCCCGCGTCATCCGTCAGATTTTGTCCAACCCCGAACGAGACTGGCTGCCTGCCCGACAGGAGCTGCCCAAGCTCACCCCCCGCGAGCTGTGTGTGCTGCAACTGATGAAAGAGGGCCTGGCCAACAAGCAGATTGCCCGCCGCCTGGGCCTGAGCATCGAAACTGTCAAAGAATACGCCAGCACCGCCTACCGCAAGCTGGATGCCAGCGACCGCGTCACCGCCCTCCTCAAGGCGCAACAACTGGGGATTTTGTGA
- a CDS encoding pentapeptide repeat-containing protein, with translation MGWARLQPVKPLMRGSRLWSGALLALGIPTAAAFAQLELDAQLGRSQIVFPSKDCPACNLTGAELPGADLSGANLKEAILRQANLQAADLSQAILNLADLRGANLSGSAQAGAFLWEADLAQANLQQTDLTGANLQVANLSGADLRRAILTRADLTGAKLHNADLRGADLRGAFLEGADLTGALYNAQTRLDPTFDPQARGMVLVKP, from the coding sequence ATGGGATGGGCACGGCTCCAACCTGTAAAGCCCTTGATGAGGGGAAGTCGCCTCTGGTCGGGAGCGCTGTTGGCGCTGGGGATCCCGACGGCTGCGGCCTTTGCCCAACTGGAGTTGGATGCCCAACTGGGCCGCTCCCAAATTGTTTTTCCCAGCAAAGATTGCCCCGCCTGCAACCTAACGGGGGCAGAACTGCCGGGAGCTGACCTCAGTGGGGCCAACCTGAAAGAAGCGATCCTCAGACAGGCCAATCTCCAAGCTGCCGACCTCTCCCAAGCAATCCTCAATCTGGCCGATTTGAGAGGGGCCAATCTGAGTGGCTCAGCTCAGGCAGGGGCTTTCTTGTGGGAAGCCGATCTGGCGCAGGCCAACCTGCAGCAGACAGATCTGACGGGTGCCAATCTGCAGGTGGCCAACTTAAGCGGGGCCGACTTGCGTCGAGCCATCCTCACCCGCGCCGACCTCACAGGGGCCAAGTTACACAATGCCGATCTGCGGGGGGCCGACCTGCGAGGCGCTTTTCTGGAGGGGGCGGATCTGACCGGCGCCCTGTACAATGCCCAAACCCGGCTGGATCCCACCTTTGACCCCCAGGCCCGCGGCATGGTCTTGGTGAAGCCATAA
- a CDS encoding DNA-formamidopyrimidine glycosylase has product MPELPEVETVRQDLQRLTLGPRILAVEVLLARTIAYPAGEMFGRSLIGTRFTQWQRRGKYLLGSLDSRAVLGVHLRMTGQLLWVQGSTPLSAHTRVRLAFEEGWDLRFVDQRTFGQMWLVPAGVELEAVIPTLQTLGPEPFSPAFSEAYFQAALQKSRRLIKAALLDQSLVAGVGNIYADEALFLSGIHPLTPAVQLSDVAKARLREALIEVLRAGLEQRGTTLRDYRDLRGLNGNYQGQAWVYGREGDPCRLCGTPIQRMKLAGRSAHFCPHCQPQQS; this is encoded by the coding sequence GTGCCTGAACTGCCGGAAGTTGAAACAGTTCGGCAAGATTTGCAACGCCTCACCTTGGGGCCGCGGATACTTGCGGTGGAGGTGCTCCTGGCCCGCACCATTGCCTACCCTGCAGGGGAGATGTTTGGGCGGAGCTTGATTGGCACCCGTTTTACCCAGTGGCAGCGGCGAGGAAAGTATCTCCTGGGATCCCTGGATTCGAGAGCTGTTCTGGGCGTGCATCTGCGCATGACCGGGCAGTTGCTCTGGGTGCAGGGATCCACCCCTTTATCAGCTCACACTCGTGTTCGTTTGGCCTTCGAGGAAGGGTGGGACTTGCGCTTTGTGGATCAGCGCACCTTTGGCCAGATGTGGCTGGTGCCTGCCGGTGTTGAGCTGGAGGCGGTGATCCCCACCCTGCAGACTTTGGGGCCGGAGCCCTTTTCGCCAGCTTTTTCTGAGGCCTATTTCCAGGCTGCCCTGCAGAAGAGCCGCCGTCTTATTAAAGCCGCGCTGCTGGATCAATCGCTGGTAGCCGGGGTGGGCAACATTTACGCCGACGAAGCCCTGTTTCTGAGCGGCATTCACCCTTTGACGCCAGCAGTTCAGCTTTCGGATGTGGCCAAGGCACGCCTGCGAGAAGCTTTGATCGAGGTGTTACGGGCCGGGCTGGAGCAGCGGGGCACCACCTTGCGGGATTACCGGGATCTGCGTGGGCTCAACGGCAACTATCAAGGGCAAGCGTGGGTGTACGGTCGGGAAGGGGATCCCTGTCGCCTCTGTGGCACCCCAATTCAGCGGATGAAGCTGGCAGGTCGGTCGGCTCACTTTTGCCCCCACTGCCAGCCGCAACAGAGCTAG
- a CDS encoding photosystem I reaction center subunit IV, whose amino-acid sequence MAIQRGAKVRVLRKESYWYRDVGTVAAVDTSGILYPVIVRFDKINYYNINTNNFREDELEVLEAPKAKAKAAAS is encoded by the coding sequence ATGGCAATTCAGCGTGGTGCCAAAGTCCGTGTGCTGCGGAAAGAATCCTACTGGTACCGGGATGTGGGAACGGTTGCGGCGGTGGATACCAGCGGCATTCTCTACCCGGTGATCGTCCGCTTTGACAAGATCAACTACTACAACATCAACACCAACAACTTCCGCGAAGATGAACTGGAAGTGTTGGAAGCTCCCAAAGCCAAGGCCAAAGCTGCGGCCAGCTAA
- a CDS encoding penicillin-binding transpeptidase domain-containing protein encodes MNRRTCGAWLLGSALTWGLQGKSAGLPHPSDFAAVLNLNTGRLTRVWQPEQASRIRASPGSTVKCAVAAAALQTGISSGERLIHCPGWWDPPPQLGLGRLPCWDPRGHGTLNLRQALAHSCNVHFYQLGWELGANTLVEWLRRFGLESAQNTAPAPLLATGLAGPVDPWELLVYGGVIARRGVPLSGEVSLPAFSLPEWIWEALHAGMSLAATAGTCRGIAPEGIPVAAKSGTILNPQRRGRPILWAEDFQAWLLAFWPLPDPNWTLVLHLHQGKAYEAAIPLARQIIAAIGSG; translated from the coding sequence ATGAACCGTCGCACCTGTGGAGCCTGGCTATTGGGTTCTGCTTTGACCTGGGGCTTGCAGGGGAAATCTGCAGGGCTGCCCCATCCGAGCGATTTTGCCGCCGTCCTCAACCTGAACACCGGTCGTTTAACAAGGGTTTGGCAGCCGGAGCAGGCTTCCAGAATCAGGGCCAGCCCTGGCTCAACCGTCAAATGCGCCGTTGCCGCCGCTGCTCTGCAGACTGGGATCAGCTCTGGGGAGCGCTTGATCCACTGTCCGGGTTGGTGGGATCCGCCGCCGCAACTGGGGTTGGGCCGCCTACCCTGCTGGGATCCCCGCGGACATGGAACCTTGAACTTGCGCCAAGCCCTGGCCCACTCTTGCAACGTGCATTTTTACCAGTTGGGCTGGGAGCTGGGGGCCAATACCCTGGTGGAGTGGCTGCGGCGCTTCGGCCTAGAGAGTGCGCAGAATACGGCTCCGGCTCCGCTCTTGGCGACCGGTCTGGCTGGGCCGGTGGATCCCTGGGAGCTGTTGGTTTATGGGGGCGTGATTGCCCGCCGAGGTGTACCCCTTTCTGGCGAGGTCTCTCTGCCCGCTTTCTCTTTACCGGAGTGGATTTGGGAGGCTCTCCATGCTGGCATGAGCCTGGCGGCAACAGCGGGCACCTGTCGCGGCATTGCCCCAGAAGGGATCCCAGTGGCAGCCAAGTCTGGCACCATCCTCAATCCTCAACGACGAGGACGACCAATTCTCTGGGCAGAAGATTTTCAAGCCTGGTTGCTGGCCTTTTGGCCCCTGCCGGATCCCAACTGGACGCTGGTGCTGCACCTGCATCAGGGCAAAGCCTATGAGGCGGCCATTCCCCTGGCGCGGCAGATCATCGCCGCCATCGGCAGCGGGTGA